The following proteins are co-located in the Candidatus Electrothrix rattekaaiensis genome:
- a CDS encoding DUF4384 domain-containing protein — protein MNKDLYPVIMALIAGGSAIAGSLGGVMLQNRNTENSELEKRKTITFNKVINSDEKGGLAEQIEKAINSGLLPDPDNKILSAIKEKSSKIDCGLSVELSKFTYPFGEKIDLQVSTKQSCYLLIISMDTKGEISKLYPSSYEESKKKVHNINFLNDSSPIIASPPEGANIIFFMASAQKITLTSNEPIPMSRGVIRTNATSPAEGAVDILKMTQENKALNALVRVVHTYNLNP, from the coding sequence ATGAATAAAGATCTTTATCCTGTAATAATGGCATTAATAGCCGGAGGTTCTGCGATAGCAGGTAGTTTAGGTGGAGTAATGCTCCAAAACAGAAATACAGAAAATTCGGAGCTAGAAAAGCGTAAGACAATTACCTTCAATAAAGTAATAAACAGCGACGAAAAAGGTGGTCTTGCAGAACAAATTGAAAAGGCGATTAATTCTGGATTACTTCCTGACCCTGATAATAAAATTTTATCCGCAATTAAAGAAAAATCTTCCAAGATAGATTGTGGACTTTCAGTAGAGTTATCCAAATTTACTTATCCGTTCGGTGAAAAAATAGACTTGCAAGTTAGTACCAAGCAATCATGTTATCTTTTGATCATTTCTATGGACACAAAAGGAGAAATATCAAAACTATATCCTTCTTCTTATGAAGAAAGCAAAAAGAAGGTACATAATATTAACTTTCTTAATGATAGCTCTCCAATTATTGCTTCTCCACCTGAAGGGGCTAACATCATTTTTTTTATGGCATCAGCACAAAAAATTACTCTAACATCTAATGAGCCCATCCCCATGTCACGAGGAGTGATAAGAACAAACGCTACTTCACCCGCCGAGGGAGCAGTGGATATCTTAAAAATGACCCAAGAAAATAAAGCATTAAATGCTTTAGTAAGGGTTGTGCATACATACAACCTGAATCCGTGA
- the ltrA gene encoding group II intron reverse transcriptase/maturase, translated as MSLVTPEKIRTLQRKLYIKAKQEPAYRFYALYDKIFRADVLNHAWRLVRANGGSPGVDGVSFKAIEGGVGVGTFLRELAHDLKERKYQAQPVRRVMIPKGNGEFRPLGIPTIRDRVVQMAVKLVIEPIFEADFCEHSYGFRPKRSAHNAVDDIANTLWAGYTKVIDADLSKYFDTIPHNKLLIVVAERIVDGSVLHLIKQWLKAPVIGENDCGKKKTVGGGKGNRKGTPQGGVISPLLANCYLHILDRVWQRRNLKFKLGAHIVRYADDFVVMCRGDVEKPMEVVHNVLKRLDLKLNEDKTHVVDAAATGFDFLGFTIQMSRGARSGKPYPNVRPSDKSLKKVKARLTELTDRKLTCIPLSDVVNNVNRGLRGWVNYFHFRNSSMAMSKARQHAEDRLRIHLMKRHKVRDRKAALCRFPRRDLYERYGLYKVSGKAGWSSAHASV; from the coding sequence TAGTCACCCCGGAAAAGATCAGGACGCTACAGAGGAAGCTGTATATCAAGGCCAAGCAGGAACCGGCCTATCGCTTCTACGCACTTTACGACAAGATTTTTCGGGCTGATGTTCTCAATCACGCCTGGAGGCTTGTTCGTGCCAATGGAGGAAGCCCTGGAGTAGACGGGGTGAGCTTCAAGGCCATAGAGGGCGGGGTAGGGGTAGGGACGTTTCTTCGGGAGCTTGCCCATGATCTGAAGGAAAGAAAATACCAGGCCCAGCCTGTTCGCCGTGTCATGATACCCAAAGGTAACGGAGAGTTTCGTCCGCTGGGTATTCCGACTATTCGGGATCGGGTTGTGCAAATGGCAGTGAAACTGGTTATTGAGCCGATTTTTGAGGCGGATTTCTGTGAGCACTCATACGGATTTCGTCCTAAAAGGTCGGCCCACAATGCCGTGGATGATATTGCCAATACGCTCTGGGCTGGCTACACGAAAGTCATAGACGCTGATTTGTCGAAGTACTTTGACACGATACCACATAATAAACTACTGATCGTAGTGGCTGAACGCATTGTTGATGGGAGTGTCCTGCACCTCATTAAGCAGTGGCTTAAGGCACCTGTGATTGGAGAAAATGATTGTGGAAAGAAGAAAACTGTAGGAGGCGGGAAAGGCAATCGGAAAGGTACACCGCAAGGTGGTGTGATCTCACCGTTGTTGGCTAACTGCTACCTGCATATTCTGGATCGTGTATGGCAACGACGCAACCTCAAGTTCAAGTTGGGGGCGCATATTGTCCGTTATGCGGATGATTTTGTGGTAATGTGTCGAGGCGATGTAGAGAAACCAATGGAAGTGGTGCATAATGTGTTGAAACGGCTTGATCTTAAACTCAATGAGGACAAGACGCACGTCGTGGACGCCGCTGCAACAGGTTTCGATTTTCTTGGTTTTACAATTCAGATGAGTCGGGGTGCTCGAAGCGGTAAACCGTATCCCAATGTACGACCGTCGGATAAGTCGCTGAAGAAAGTTAAGGCGAGGCTGACGGAACTGACAGACAGGAAGCTGACCTGCATCCCTCTGAGTGATGTGGTGAATAACGTAAACCGTGGTCTTCGTGGCTGGGTGAACTATTTTCACTTTCGGAACTCAAGTATGGCGATGAGCAAGGCGAGGCAACATGCGGAAGACCGACTGAGAATACACCTGATGAAGCGCCATAAGGTCAGGGATAGGAAAGCGGCTTTATGTCGATTTCCTCGCCGTGACCTCTATGAGCGTTACGGGCTGTACAAGGTTTCTGGAAAAGCGGGCTGGAGTTCGGCGCATGCCTCGGTATGA
- a CDS encoding DUF4384 domain-containing protein translates to MKNKYIFQLALFISILPSLVFAKNYALIMGISNYPVQPLPGVKKDIISASHISKIFGIDPENITTKKDNELTLNGMYSTLLEFENKITNADKVFIYFSGHGTRYSDPSTNLGCEQAIVTQDMKYINKNELLDRLTRISAKSKKTFVFLDSCFSGGMATRGKGLLRRGVPTIKFFALGQDAACSSITNLRSRPTRDFGIKKSQATPNYYLLLSAASDEIAIDGGATYGGVATSAFYKCVSQQITRDLNNDTIITLRETKKCAQEQVNKLISKFKMDDNNFPYTKQTLFDSSGPGGNIPIAFKAQNTTHSFKTDSLGTSNSLNSFELLNSIQQGADATHLVTIDPSRKKFRIGRDGLRMTIKTNKDGYLTILSAGSSGKIFRLFPNELDSQNQITANRECVLPRSNWEIPANGPEGTDRFLAIVSDNPYLFGDIGSPAGPFSRLENTPHGAKMLVDKLLNISGHYKFTTRDFVIKKNSYVDNYGAGVMDVEEVF, encoded by the coding sequence ATGAAGAACAAATATATTTTTCAACTCGCTCTTTTTATATCAATATTACCATCTCTTGTATTCGCTAAAAACTACGCTCTGATAATGGGGATATCAAATTATCCTGTTCAACCATTACCAGGTGTAAAGAAAGACATAATTAGTGCTTCACATATATCAAAAATATTTGGGATAGATCCTGAAAATATCACAACGAAAAAAGACAACGAATTAACCCTTAATGGAATGTACAGTACACTCCTTGAATTCGAAAATAAAATAACCAACGCCGATAAAGTCTTTATTTATTTTTCCGGACATGGAACCCGCTACAGTGATCCTTCGACTAATCTAGGTTGCGAACAAGCAATTGTTACCCAAGACATGAAATATATTAATAAAAATGAGCTGCTCGACAGGCTAACAAGAATATCAGCAAAGTCAAAGAAAACTTTCGTCTTTTTAGATAGTTGTTTTTCAGGAGGAATGGCTACAAGAGGCAAAGGCCTTCTTAGAAGAGGAGTGCCAACTATTAAGTTTTTTGCCCTAGGTCAAGACGCTGCTTGCTCATCTATAACAAATTTAAGGTCACGACCTACTCGTGATTTTGGTATAAAAAAATCTCAAGCTACCCCAAATTATTATTTATTACTTTCTGCCGCATCGGATGAGATTGCTATCGACGGAGGAGCTACTTATGGTGGGGTAGCTACTTCCGCCTTTTACAAGTGTGTAAGTCAGCAGATAACACGAGACTTAAACAATGATACTATTATTACTTTGCGAGAAACAAAAAAATGCGCGCAAGAGCAGGTTAATAAATTAATAAGCAAATTTAAAATGGATGATAATAATTTTCCTTATACAAAACAGACTCTATTTGATAGCAGTGGCCCTGGGGGGAATATACCAATTGCGTTTAAAGCACAAAATACGACTCATTCATTCAAAACAGACTCGTTAGGAACTTCCAATTCGTTAAATTCATTTGAACTACTCAACAGTATTCAACAAGGTGCCGATGCCACTCACTTAGTGACTATCGATCCTTCCAGAAAAAAATTTAGAATCGGTCGTGATGGCTTAAGAATGACAATCAAAACAAATAAGGATGGTTATCTTACAATTCTATCTGCAGGATCAAGTGGAAAAATATTTAGGCTATTTCCAAACGAACTTGACTCACAGAATCAGATTACAGCGAATAGAGAATGTGTTCTCCCTCGGAGTAACTGGGAAATACCCGCAAATGGCCCTGAGGGGACAGATCGTTTTTTAGCAATTGTTTCGGATAACCCCTATTTATTTGGAGACATTGGAAGCCCAGCTGGTCCCTTTTCAAGGCTTGAAAATACTCCTCATGGAGCGAAAATGCTCGTTGACAAGCTCTTAAATATATCTGGGCATTACAAATTCACGACGAGAGATTTTGTCATAAAAAAGAATTCGTACGTTGATAATTACGGAGCGGGAGTAATGGATGTCGAAGAGGTATTCTAA